GACCTTGACACCAAGGGGTTAGTTGTTTTATCATTGTCTCTTAGTTGTTTATTAGGAATAGTAGGAACATGATTCTATTCACTTACAAGAAAGgtcaataaaaacttaaaatttgcaATTTAGAGCTGCTTAAAGGTGCAATTGTGACATGAGATTGTCCATACATGACTCACTATATGAAATGTACATGGGTTTTGTTGGTAACGGCTCTTATGGGATTATAGACTAGCTAAGCTATACTTAATTCTGATGTAACCAGGGGAAGGAAGATCACATCGAGTGGTGAGAGAGATCTTGACCAAGTCGCAGGGAGGATCGCAGCTGAAGCAATCTAAATCAAAGATCATCATCACAATGGTTTATTGTCATTTCCagagtttttatgttttttgagTTTAGTTATATGGATCGAGTTGCATTTAAAATCTTGAATGGATGtaacttcacatttttgttttgatgagatgttcactttttttttctctttttaattatcAGCGACTTTTGgctatatatttgaaattatttcTGATTTTCCTAACCTCTAAATTTACAATCACACAAATGTTTACTAATTCgtttaaactttaaactaaTTCAGATTTATTTCtcatttattaaaaagtttCATTAGGAAAtgaaagatattaaataatatattaatcagAAGGCATCGTATTAATTGATCAAATTTGTTAAACTATAGGCCTTACTAATCAATCCAAATTTCGAGTTTTATTCCTGCTAATTACCGATGTGCTTTTATTACAGCAAGCAGGTATCTCTCGTTGTCTGATTGGCGTGCTTTTAATTTGCTGACGTGGTAGAATACAATTTTCAATAAGTAGCTGATAGTACAATGAAAAAGCTGACTTAAGCTAAGAAAGCTGAAAGGTTTCTTCATCGACATGGGAAAGCAATAAACATCATAGACAAAGCAGATTGTGAGATTACTTACCTACCTTTATAGCCATACCTTAGTAGAGAAGGAATGCGAGAGAGAATAGTAATCCTTTGTTCACACTTTTGCTTCATCTTAAGAACACCACAACTTGCGTCTTGTCTCCTATCTAGAAATCTACAGCGATGTCTATGGCAGAGTACTCCAAGGTCAAAACTTCGGTTTGGTGGGATATAGAGAACTGCGAGGTCCCTAAAGGATGGGATGCTCATGCGATTGCGCAGAACGTTGGTTCTTCTCTGTTGGATATGAACTACTGTGGTCCTGTCTCAATCCTTGCTTATGGTGACACCAACCTCATCCCTCACCATGTTCAGCAAGCTCTCTCTTCTACTGGTGTTGGCCTTAACCACGTCCCTGCAGGTTTTCTTTCTCATAAAACACTTCTTTGGTTTTGGTTACTGTTAGTAGTTAGTTGATGATGAATCCAAGATCTTTACTTTGAGGCTTTGACTTTGGGTTGTCTATAGTTTAACTTGTGCTCATCTAATGAGTGTGTGTTTTTGAGTTTCTGTTGCTTAGATGGTGTtggagtaatatataaaggatttgGACTACTCTATTTACGGCCAATTGATTTTAAGTGGGAAGTCCAAAAAatttattagatgatgatcCCGGGTTGATGGGTTTTGTTTATGCTATGTGGTCTTGACAGGAGTGAAAGATGCGAGTGATAAAAAGATTCTAGTTGATATGTTGCTGTGGGCTGTAGACAACCCTGCACCAGCCAACATAATGCTCATCTCCGGTGATAGGGACTTCTCCAATGCTCTTCACCAGCTAAGTATGAGGAGGTACACCATTCTTCTCGCTCAGCCTCCACGCGCCTCCGCTCCGCTTGTCGCTGCTGCCAAAAATGTATGGCTCTGGACAAGCCTAGCATCTGGAGGTCCTCCTCTTACCAGTGGTGAATCCTCTGGACCTGTCAACAATGGACACTGTAATGTCTCTCATCCAGTTTCTGAACTAGCTGGAGATAGTAAGGATCACAAAACCAGAGATAACCACGTTCTGAGAGAACCCACAAGAGAATCTGTTACTCCTTCTGATAGCTTCAGAGCACACCACTCAGATCAAAGACAGACATCTCAGGTAAACTACATGCTTACTTTCTTTTGTATCTTTTACTTAAAGATGGTTTTGTCTGAGAAAACtaaggaaagaaaaataaactgtATGGTTTTTTTTGTGCAGGCTGCGTTTGTAGCCAGTCATAAAGCTCATGCTAGTCTTTCAGCCAAACCTAGACAGGAAGCAGATGTTGTGGAACCTGTTCTGTGTACGGTTTGCCAGATCAGTTGTATCAGTAAGGAGGCATATGCAAGTCACAAGTATGGTAAAAGACACCGACACAACTTGGAGCTGCAATCAGGTAAGGTTCCGGGACAAGCTGTGTTTCCTAAGGAGGTTATGACAAGACAGAacagaagaataagaagaaggtCAAGGAAGGTAGGACTAGACCATATGCTGACTATGCTTGTCGTTTGTGCAATTTTGACATGCCAGAGTCAAGTTGTCTTTGACTCTCATGCTGAGTCACATAAGATTAGATGCTTGATATATTGCTGTTGGTTCAGGCACTCATTGATTCTAAGAAGGTCCAAGAGAAAGGTGTAGGAGAAAAGTTTCAACCAAGAGAAGCAATTGCACAGTCTCAGTTTCAAGAGAAGCATGTTGCAATGGTGAATCAATCAGAGGCAAGTTTTTTTGACTTTTGGTTAAAACATATATGAGAGAGTCTTAACTCGGATAAAAAACAAAGAATGAAGCCTTATGTAATAATGTGGTTGGATCAggaggttgaagagaaaggTGGGGGAGAAAAGTCTCGACCAGTAGAAACAATCACAGAGTCTCTGTTGCAGTCTCAAAACACTCAAGAGAACAACACCAAGTGCTTTGAGAAGCAAAGCAAAGAGCTCAGAGAGATACTATTTGGCACCTTAGAAAGCAGTGTAAAAGAAAAACTTCCAAGAACTAAAGACCAGGCAGAGACTGTTAACAAACAGCTTTTAAATGAAGAAGCAAGGTAAATATTGctatgaaaaaaaatcatttacctCTAATAATATTATGAAACTTGTGTTCACAGAGAATGTTTTCATGGCATTGTCAGGCCTTTAAACCAGTCTCAAGGAGCAACTGATAATCACTTAGGGgaagtgaagaagaagcagaaggagGTGATGGAACGCCGAGCAATCACACCTAGATCTAGGCTTTGTCATCATTGCGTAGTGATTTGTGATAGCCAAGGTGTTTCAACACTGGTCTGCGGTAACATATATCATTGGACAAACCACCCTTTGGTAGTCACTGACACAGCTTACTtcttgtgtcttttttttttaactgatatCAACTCccatttgacttttttttttacgctTGATGTAGGCTGACTTTGTAGATGATGCTGTGTGGTGCCAAGTCTGCCAGACTAGATGCAACAGCAAGGCTGCATATGAAAATCACACCTATGGGAAAAAACATCGACAAAACTTGGAGTTGCAATCTGCCAAGAATGAAAACATGTCTAAAGGACAAGACAAGCTTTCTGAGGAGAATGCAAAGGACCAAACCGCCTTTGATTCTCACAACCATGCTGCCAAGGTCAAGGAACAAACAGATGTAAGTTTAAAGTTTTACAAACAGCCCTAAgagttatatataaaatgtgTTATATATAACTCTTAGGGCTGCATAGGAGTATATACATAGTgaaacaaagagaaagaagCTAAAACTAGATTATTGCTGTAGAAGGCATTTGTTGACTCAAagaaaaatcaagaagaaaGTGATCAAGGGgtacaagaagaagataaagaggAAGTGAAGGAGGTAAACGCACTATCCGAGAACCTAGTGCATGTTTTCAACGGACTGAATCGAGAGTCTAGAATACCCAAAGAATCGAGGTAATAAGAGCCAACAATCACTGGACTTGCGTCTAGCATTCTAGTAAAGTATCTATTAATGGTTAATATTGGTGTTACAGAGGATGTTTGGATGTAATTCCTGAGAGAGTACAAATGCCACCAGATGTGAATGTGAATGTGAACGGGAAGTTTGAAGATGAGTCCAAGCACAAACAGGAAGGTGAAAAGGAGTGTGCAGGAGGAGGTAAGGAGCATCTTGGAGAGGCTGGGAAAAGGGAAGAGAGTAAGAAGGTCCATGTTGATAACTTATG
The nucleotide sequence above comes from Brassica napus cultivar Da-Ae chromosome A9, Da-Ae, whole genome shotgun sequence. Encoded proteins:
- the LOC106366073 gene encoding meiosis regulator and mRNA stability factor 1 isoform X1: MSMAEYSKVKTSVWWDIENCEVPKGWDAHAIAQNVGSSLLDMNYCGPVSILAYGDTNLIPHHVQQALSSTGVGLNHVPAGVKDASDKKILVDMLLWAVDNPAPANIMLISGDRDFSNALHQLSMRRYTILLAQPPRASAPLVAAAKNVWLWTSLASGGPPLTSGESSGPVNNGHCNVSHPVSELAGDSKDHKTRDNHVLREPTRESVTPSDSFRAHHSDQRQTSQAAFVASHKAHASLSAKPRQEADVVEPVLCTVCQISCISKEAYASHKYGKRHRHNLELQSGKVPGQAVFPKEVMTRQNRRIRRRSRKALIDSKKVQEKGVGEKFQPREAIAQSQFQEKHVAMVNQSEEVEEKGGGEKSRPVETITESLLQSQNTQENNTKCFEKQSKELREILFGTLESSVKEKLPRTKDQAETVNKQLLNEEARPLNQSQGATDNHLGEVKKKQKEVMERRAITPRSRLCHHCVVICDSQGVSTLVCGNIYHWTNHPLADFVDDAVWCQVCQTRCNSKAAYENHTYGKKHRQNLELQSAKNENMSKGQDKLSEENAKDQTAFDSHNHAAKVKEQTDKAFVDSKKNQEESDQGVQEEDKEEVKEVNALSENLVHVFNGLNRESRIPKESRGCLDVIPERVQMPPDVNVNVNGKFEDESKHKQEGEKECAGGGKEHLGEAGKREESKKVHVDNLWTRLWWGKS
- the LOC106366073 gene encoding meiosis regulator and mRNA stability factor 1 isoform X2 → MSMAEYSKVKTSVWWDIENCEVPKGWDAHAIAQNVGSSLLDMNYCGPVSILAYGDTNLIPHHVQQALSSTGVGLNHVPAGVKDASDKKILVDMLLWAVDNPAPANIMLISGDRDFSNALHQLSMRRYTILLAQPPRASAPLVAAAKNVWLWTSLASGGPPLTSGESSGPVNNGHCNVSHPVSELAGDSKDHKTRDNHVLREPTRESVTPSDSFRAHHSDQRQTSQAAFVASHKAHASLSAKPRQEADVVEPVLCTVCQISCISKEAYASHKYGKRHRHNLELQSGKVPGQAVFPKEVMTRQNRRIRRRSRKALIDSKKVQEKGVGEKFQPREAIAQSQFQEKHVAMVNQSEEVEEKGGGEKSRPVETITESLLQSQNTQENNTKCFEKQSKELREILFGTLESSVKEKLPRTKDQAETVNKQLLNEEARPLNQSQGATDNHLGEVKKKQKEVMERRAITPRSRLCHHCVVICDSQGVSTLVCGNIYHWTNHPLADFVDDAVWCQVCQTRCNSKAAYENHTYGKKHRQNLELQSAKNENMSKGQDKLSEENAKDQTAFDSHNHAAKVKEQTDAFVDSKKNQEESDQGVQEEDKEEVKEVNALSENLVHVFNGLNRESRIPKESRGCLDVIPERVQMPPDVNVNVNGKFEDESKHKQEGEKECAGGGKEHLGEAGKREESKKVHVDNLWTRLWWGKS